A single genomic interval of Nocardioides palaemonis harbors:
- a CDS encoding adenosylcobinamide-GDP ribazoletransferase, giving the protein MSLRDGWLLATGTLTAVRVPAPGRVDRQVAGLAMLLAPLAVVPLAVAAAVVVVVGDLVDLPPLATAYVVLLVLALGTRALHWDGLADTADGLTASYSRERSLEVMRTGPVGPAGVVAVVLVVGLQAAGLTAVVRHDHAWLVVGLLVCASRSMLAPACVRGVPAARPDGLGSTVIGAVPVVGAVGALLVGLVLSGLAGHLLGAALVGLAGAALAVAAVAALLVRCSRRLGGITGDVLGAVVEVSLAALVLAAAAA; this is encoded by the coding sequence GTGAGCCTGCGCGACGGCTGGCTGCTCGCCACCGGGACGCTCACCGCGGTGCGGGTGCCGGCGCCGGGGCGGGTCGACCGGCAGGTCGCCGGCCTCGCGATGCTCCTCGCCCCGCTGGCGGTCGTGCCGCTCGCCGTCGCCGCGGCGGTCGTGGTCGTGGTCGGCGACCTCGTCGACCTGCCCCCGCTCGCCACGGCGTACGTCGTGCTGCTGGTGCTCGCGCTCGGCACGCGCGCACTCCACTGGGACGGGCTCGCCGACACCGCGGACGGGCTGACCGCGTCGTACTCGCGCGAGCGGTCGCTCGAGGTGATGCGCACCGGCCCCGTGGGGCCGGCCGGCGTGGTCGCCGTCGTCCTGGTCGTCGGGCTCCAGGCCGCGGGGCTGACGGCCGTGGTGCGGCACGACCACGCCTGGCTGGTGGTCGGGCTGCTGGTCTGCGCGTCGCGCTCGATGCTCGCGCCGGCCTGCGTGCGCGGCGTCCCCGCGGCCCGGCCGGACGGGCTCGGGTCGACCGTCATCGGCGCCGTGCCCGTGGTCGGAGCGGTCGGCGCACTGCTGGTCGGCCTCGTGCTCAGCGGTCTCGCCGGGCACCTCCTCGGCGCGGCGCTCGTCGGGCTCGCCGGCGCCGCGCTGGCGGTGGCGGCGGTCGCTGCCCTGCTGGTGCGGTGCTCGCGGCGGCTCGGCGGCATCACCGGCGACGTCCTCGGCGCGGTCGTCGAGGTCTCCCTCGCGGCGCTCGTGCTCGCGGCCGCCGCTGCCTGA
- the cobU gene encoding bifunctional adenosylcobinamide kinase/adenosylcobinamide-phosphate guanylyltransferase: MRILVTGGVRSGKSTHAEALVRDLAGGGPATYVAAGPSPDVEADPDWAARVAAHRARRPSAWSTVETTDVAAAVRAAGDPVLVDCLGTWLTAVVDAADAWEHESDAVHALVLAGADDLVAALRASSSDVVLVTNEVGLGVVPEHRSGRLFRDLLGIVNQRVAAACDEVHLVVAGRVLRL; this comes from the coding sequence ATGCGGATCCTGGTCACCGGCGGCGTCCGGTCGGGCAAGTCGACCCACGCCGAGGCGCTCGTGCGCGACCTCGCGGGCGGAGGCCCGGCGACCTACGTCGCCGCCGGTCCGTCCCCCGACGTCGAGGCCGACCCCGACTGGGCGGCGCGGGTCGCGGCGCACCGCGCCCGCCGTCCGTCCGCCTGGTCGACGGTGGAGACCACGGACGTCGCCGCGGCCGTGCGGGCCGCCGGCGACCCGGTGCTCGTCGACTGCCTCGGCACCTGGCTCACCGCCGTGGTCGACGCCGCCGACGCGTGGGAGCACGAGTCCGACGCGGTGCACGCGCTCGTGCTGGCCGGCGCCGACGACCTCGTCGCGGCGCTGCGCGCCTCGTCCTCCGACGTGGTGCTGGTGACCAACGAGGTCGGACTCGGCGTCGTCCCCGAGCACCGCTCCGGCCGCCTGTTCCGCGACCTCCTCGGCATCGTCAACCAGCGCGTCGCCGCCGCGTGCGACGAGGTGCACCTCGTCGTCGCCGGACGGGTGCTGCGGCTCTGA